Proteins encoded within one genomic window of Mycolicibacterium monacense:
- a CDS encoding crotonase/enoyl-CoA hydratase family protein gives MSGPLRITTTAAIQVWTIDLPHVGNAITDDGFIAAFEAAVHAVNADNAIRAVILTGEGKIFSAGGNVKEMADRQGMFGLEPLDQRRAYLDGIQRIPRALERLEVPLIAAVNGAAVGAGCDLAMMCDIRIASDRASFAESFVQVGLIPGDGGTWFLPRAVGYARAAEMTLTGDRIDAATAAEWGMVSRVVPHEDLLAEAQALAERITKNPAHVLRMAKRLLQESRTGSLESTLGMAAAMQPLAHRDAEHERRISRWRS, from the coding sequence ATGAGCGGTCCGTTGCGCATCACGACGACCGCAGCCATTCAGGTGTGGACGATCGATCTGCCGCACGTCGGCAATGCGATCACCGACGACGGCTTCATCGCCGCGTTCGAGGCCGCGGTCCACGCCGTCAACGCCGACAACGCGATTCGTGCCGTCATCCTCACCGGTGAGGGCAAGATCTTCTCCGCCGGCGGCAACGTGAAGGAGATGGCGGACCGGCAGGGCATGTTCGGCCTGGAGCCGCTCGATCAGCGGCGCGCATACCTCGACGGCATCCAGCGCATTCCCCGTGCGCTCGAGCGGCTCGAGGTGCCGTTGATCGCCGCGGTCAACGGGGCCGCGGTCGGCGCCGGGTGTGACCTGGCGATGATGTGCGACATCCGGATCGCCTCCGACCGTGCGTCGTTCGCCGAGAGCTTCGTACAGGTCGGGCTCATCCCCGGGGACGGTGGCACCTGGTTCCTGCCGCGGGCGGTCGGATATGCGCGCGCCGCGGAGATGACGCTGACCGGGGACCGCATCGACGCGGCCACGGCGGCGGAGTGGGGCATGGTCAGCCGCGTCGTTCCGCACGAGGATCTTCTCGCCGAAGCGCAGGCGCTCGCCGAGCGCATCACGAAGAACCCCGCTCACGTCCTGCGGATGGCCAAGCGCCTCCTACAGGAATCGCGGACCGGTTCCCTGGAGTCGACGCTCGGAATGGCCGCGGCGATGCAACCACTCGCCCATCGCGATGCCGAACACGAGCGGCGCATCAGCCGGTGGCGGAGTTGA
- a CDS encoding nuclear transport factor 2 family protein: protein MSNEIALSELQEFVAGFWYHYDEAHYDDMAAAYADDIRYISRSESGASPFEELMSPELVGREAVMEWLSEHRKQSPYPLRHHATNLHRTGTDGDVTRARFYIFVNQIANYVPFAVSSGVAEVAVRRGAGGLEFTEMEVILDTTNSVLLSEYSADPAAAGA from the coding sequence ATGAGCAACGAGATCGCGCTGTCGGAACTGCAGGAGTTCGTCGCCGGCTTCTGGTACCACTACGACGAAGCCCATTACGACGACATGGCGGCGGCCTACGCCGACGACATCCGGTACATCAGCCGCAGCGAGTCCGGCGCCAGCCCCTTCGAGGAGCTGATGTCACCGGAGCTGGTCGGCCGGGAGGCGGTCATGGAGTGGCTGTCCGAGCACCGCAAGCAGAGCCCCTACCCGTTGCGCCACCACGCCACCAACCTGCACCGCACCGGTACCGACGGTGACGTGACCCGCGCCCGCTTCTACATCTTCGTGAACCAGATCGCGAACTACGTGCCGTTCGCGGTGTCCAGCGGCGTCGCCGAGGTGGCCGTGCGGCGCGGCGCAGGCGGGCTGGAGTTCACCGAGATGGAGGTCATCCTCGACACCACCAATTCGGTTCTGCTGTCCGAGTATTCAGCCGACCCCGCCGCCGCGGGCGCCTGA
- a CDS encoding SDR family NAD(P)-dependent oxidoreductase, translating into MNAGQTFGGGVAVITGAGAGIGAGLARHAARLGMTVVLADVDGDAIAALRDELSDQGATAFDMVCDVRDFAAVEELAQRTYRDIGPVRLLVNNAGVEQFGYLWDTPVENWQRVVDINVSGVFHGVRAFLPMMIEARTPAWVWNLSSIGGVAVVPLQAPYIMSKHAVLALTECLALEVQLAEHDHIHVQAVLPGAVTSNIFESAGGVTDGDVGAAESQRLAMLDIKAAAMDPLAAAEVVFDQAADGRFYLLTQPEYVGNAMAERADVLTTQRAPLLRTKPRYDPAQH; encoded by the coding sequence GTGAACGCCGGGCAGACCTTCGGCGGCGGTGTCGCGGTCATCACGGGGGCGGGCGCCGGCATCGGCGCCGGGCTGGCGCGCCACGCCGCCCGCCTGGGCATGACGGTGGTGCTCGCCGACGTCGACGGCGACGCGATCGCCGCGCTGCGCGACGAACTGTCGGACCAGGGCGCCACCGCTTTCGACATGGTCTGCGACGTCAGGGATTTCGCGGCCGTCGAGGAGCTGGCGCAACGCACCTACCGCGACATCGGCCCGGTGCGCCTGCTCGTCAACAACGCCGGCGTCGAACAGTTCGGCTACCTGTGGGACACCCCGGTCGAGAACTGGCAGCGTGTCGTCGACATCAACGTCAGCGGCGTCTTCCACGGTGTCCGGGCATTCCTGCCGATGATGATCGAGGCGCGCACCCCGGCGTGGGTGTGGAATCTCAGCTCGATCGGCGGCGTCGCCGTCGTCCCCCTGCAGGCGCCCTACATCATGAGCAAACACGCCGTGCTCGCCCTGACGGAGTGCCTGGCGCTCGAAGTCCAACTGGCCGAACACGACCACATCCACGTGCAGGCGGTGCTGCCCGGCGCGGTCACGTCCAACATCTTCGAGTCGGCGGGCGGCGTCACGGACGGGGACGTCGGCGCGGCAGAGTCCCAGCGGCTGGCGATGCTCGACATCAAGGCGGCCGCGATGGACCCCCTGGCCGCGGCAGAGGTGGTGTTCGACCAGGCCGCCGACGGCCGGTTCTACCTGCTCACGCAGCCCGAGTACGTCGGAAACGCGATGGCCGAACGCGCCGATGTGCTGACCACGCAGCGGGCACCGCTGCTGCGCACCAAACCGCGTTACGACCCCGCACAGCACTGA
- a CDS encoding SDR family NAD(P)-dependent oxidoreductase, whose protein sequence is MRITDRVFVVTGAGNGMGRQVTLDLLRRGALVAAADVDEVGLTGTARLAMAGTRLSTHVLDVTDRDAVAAMPGRVVDVHGRVDGLVNIAGVIHRFAPFIELPPETADRIMAVNFAGTVDMCRAFLPVLLARPEANLTNMSSLSALLPFASQTLYSASKGAVKQFSEGLYAELCDTNVHVVTVFPGNVATELTSNSGVEMLDAGGKKVRSTTPEAAGRKIVDGIAEDRFRVLIGADAHSLDVLARVSAKRTTRLVAKQIKSVL, encoded by the coding sequence GTGCGCATCACCGACAGGGTGTTCGTCGTGACCGGTGCCGGTAACGGTATGGGCCGGCAGGTGACGCTCGACCTCCTGCGCCGGGGTGCGCTGGTCGCGGCGGCCGACGTCGACGAAGTGGGACTGACCGGCACGGCACGGCTCGCGATGGCCGGGACCCGGCTGTCCACCCACGTTCTCGACGTCACGGACAGGGACGCGGTCGCCGCCATGCCGGGCCGGGTGGTCGACGTCCACGGCCGAGTCGACGGGCTGGTCAACATCGCCGGCGTCATCCACCGGTTCGCGCCGTTCATCGAGCTGCCCCCGGAGACAGCCGATCGCATCATGGCCGTCAACTTCGCCGGCACGGTCGACATGTGCCGCGCGTTCCTGCCCGTCCTCCTGGCCCGCCCGGAGGCGAACCTGACGAACATGTCGAGCCTGTCGGCGTTGCTGCCCTTCGCCAGCCAGACGCTGTACAGCGCCAGCAAGGGCGCGGTCAAACAGTTCAGCGAAGGCCTCTACGCCGAGCTGTGCGATACGAATGTCCATGTGGTGACGGTCTTTCCGGGCAACGTCGCCACGGAGCTGACCAGTAACTCGGGTGTCGAGATGCTCGACGCCGGCGGTAAGAAGGTCCGGTCCACCACGCCGGAGGCGGCGGGCCGCAAGATCGTCGACGGCATCGCCGAGGACCGTTTCCGGGTACTCATCGGTGCCGACGCACACAGCCTCGACGTGCTGGCGCGGGTGTCGGCGAAACGCACCACCAGGTTGGTCGCCAAACAGATCAAGTCGGTGCTGTGA